A window of the Sphaerobacter thermophilus DSM 20745 genome harbors these coding sequences:
- a CDS encoding FAD-binding oxidoreductase has protein sequence MTATNLSIPALRDAVRGRVIVPQDVDYDPTRFTVSAVFDDRRPAAIVRAADVEDVRRVVTLARETGLELAIRNGGHSMAGHSTTDGGIVLDLRELKGLAIDPVRRIASAEGGLTAGEYTTAAAEYGLATGFGDTASVGISGITLGGGIGYLVRQHGLTIDNLIAAEIVTADGELRHVDVEHEPDLFWAIRGGGGNFGVVTRFTYRLHPVDTIVGGMLMLPATPEVIAGFIALADEAPEELSTIANVMTAPPMPFLPAELHGKLVLLALMSHAGDVEAGLRTVEPFRKLATPIADMLRPGRYPDMYPPEEGEYRPLAVTRTMFLDTLDTGVAQTIIDHLEASDAPMRVTQLRVLGGAMARVPSDATAFAHRSSRIMANLASFYQGPDDRARREAWIDAFATALRQDDQGAYVNFLSDEGEEGVRRAYPSPTWERLAAIKGRYDPTNLFRLNQNIPPRADLEARTAAA, from the coding sequence ATGACCGCTACGAACCTTTCGATTCCGGCGCTGCGCGACGCCGTCCGCGGTCGCGTCATCGTGCCCCAGGACGTCGACTACGACCCGACGCGCTTCACCGTCTCCGCGGTTTTCGACGACCGCCGACCAGCGGCCATCGTCCGCGCAGCAGACGTTGAGGACGTCCGCCGGGTCGTCACCCTGGCTCGGGAGACCGGGCTGGAACTCGCGATCCGGAACGGTGGCCACAGCATGGCCGGCCACAGCACCACCGACGGCGGGATCGTCCTCGACCTTCGAGAACTGAAGGGACTGGCGATCGACCCCGTGCGCAGAATCGCCTCGGCCGAAGGTGGGCTGACCGCGGGCGAGTACACGACCGCGGCCGCCGAGTACGGCCTGGCCACTGGCTTCGGCGATACCGCCTCGGTCGGGATCAGCGGGATCACCCTCGGCGGCGGGATCGGCTATCTGGTGCGCCAGCACGGTCTGACGATCGACAACCTGATTGCCGCCGAGATCGTGACCGCCGACGGCGAACTCCGCCACGTGGATGTCGAGCATGAACCAGACCTGTTCTGGGCCATCCGCGGCGGTGGCGGAAACTTCGGCGTGGTGACCCGGTTCACCTACCGGCTCCACCCGGTCGATACCATCGTCGGCGGGATGCTGATGCTGCCGGCAACGCCCGAGGTCATCGCCGGGTTCATCGCGCTGGCTGATGAGGCGCCGGAGGAGCTGTCGACCATCGCCAACGTCATGACGGCCCCACCGATGCCGTTCCTACCGGCCGAACTGCACGGCAAGCTCGTGCTGTTGGCCTTGATGTCCCACGCCGGTGATGTCGAAGCGGGCCTCCGGACCGTAGAGCCGTTCCGGAAGCTCGCCACACCGATCGCGGACATGCTGCGACCGGGACGTTACCCGGACATGTACCCGCCCGAGGAGGGCGAGTACCGGCCACTGGCTGTGACACGCACGATGTTCCTGGACACGTTGGACACCGGCGTGGCGCAGACCATCATCGACCATCTGGAGGCGTCGGACGCGCCGATGCGCGTGACGCAGCTCCGAGTGCTCGGCGGTGCGATGGCGCGGGTGCCATCCGACGCAACCGCGTTCGCCCATCGGTCCAGCCGGATCATGGCCAACCTCGCCAGCTTCTATCAGGGGCCTGACGACCGGGCGCGGCGTGAGGCGTGGATCGATGCCTTCGCCACGGCGCTGCGCCAGGACGACCAGGGCGCCTACGTCAACTTCCTGAGCGACGAGGGCGAGGAGGGCGTTCGTCGCGCCTACCCGAGCCCGACGTGGGAGCGGCTGGCAGCCATCAAGGGCCGCTACGACCCGACGAACCTCTTCCGGCTGAACCAGAACATCCCACCGCGCGCCGATCTCGAGGCGCGCACGGCGGCTGCCTGA